The DNA segment tagacccctaccctgggaatctccacatgccgcgggtccggctctggaaaagacaaaaacaaaaacaaaaacccccaaaaaacaaaaagccaatgCGTTAGGCGTCCTTGTGGCCAGAGGCGGTCGGCGTCCAGCTTTCCTGGGTCTGAGGCAGAAACCTGAGACCAAGGCTACTCAGAATTCGCTGGGTTCTCCGCCCAgggcccacccctccccagccgtCTCCAGCCTCCCCCcgccctggcctggccccagtTCTCTCTTTgcgtcttctctctctctctctctcggtccTTCCCACCCTCCTTTCGCCCCTCCACCTCGCTCGGCGCCCCGCCTCCACCTCGCTCGGCGCCCCGCCTCCACCTCGCTCGGCGCCCCGCCTCCACCTCGCTCGGCGCCCCGCCTCCACCTCGCTCGGCGCCCCGCCTCCACCTCGCTCGGCGCCCCGCCTCCACCTCGCTCGGCGCCCCGCCTCCACCTCGCTCGGCGCCCCGCCTCCACCTCGCTCGGCGCCCCGCCTCCACCTCGCTCGGCGCCCCGCCTCCACCTCGCTCGGCGCCCCGCCTCCACCTCGCTCGGCGCCCCGCTGACTGGCACCTCCCCTTCCGCCCTGCGCCGCGACTGCGCAGTCCGCACCGCCTTTTGGGCGCTGAGGCCGCCTTCCCTGCGGCAGGTACAGGTTTCTTCCAGCTCCACCATGTGGAGCCAACGGCAGGGCAGCCTCAGGCCGTTGCGCTGTGGGGTGGAGGAGCTCCGGCGCCGCCGGCGGGAGCAAGAGGCAGGTGCGATGGGCGAAGGAGCCCGGGAGGTCGCGGGTATGGCAGCTGAGGCGGGGGTGAGGAGGCTCCCTGGGGTGGAGACGGCTCTGGGTGGGTGACTCTCCCATGTTCGGCCGGCTCCTTTGCCCCCAGCACTACGGAAGGCGCGGAGGGAGCAGCAGCTGGTCAGCAAGAGGCTGCTGAGAGACGAAACCTCGGAGGAAGCCGAAGAGGCCTGTGTGGCCGTCATCCTCGGGGAAGCCGAGGTGAGAAGGCGGGGTGCTTGATGAGATCCACACCTGCTGGCCCGCAAATTCCTTCTCGTGTTCTCGGCCTCAGCCTCCAAACCTGAACGCAGTCCCTTCACACCTCCGTCCATCCAATGGCCAAGCCGGAAAGCAGGGATCCTCCTCTACAACTCTCCCTCATCCCCAAAGCTATACACTCTtgcgagttcccgtcgtggctcagcctgAACGAAcgagactggtatccatgaggacacgggttcgatgccggcctcgctcagtggcttaaggatccagcgttgccgtgagttgtggtgtagaccttGGATCCCTTATTGCCGGGGCCgtggcttaggcaggcagctcagcgccagtttgatccctagcttgggaacctccacatatgccccgggtgtggccctaaaaaaccaaaaagaaaaaaaaaaacaaaaaatcctaccctcttttttttaaaacttcctaaaGAGCTGTGGAGCCTgtctttcccccccccctttttttttactgctgcacctgtgccatatgtcaagttcctgggctatgagttgaatcagagctgcagctgcaggcggATGCTgaggccatggcaacaccagatctgtgttGTATCTGGGACCTAGCCTTTGtcacgcttgatccttaacccacgagcgagACCAGGACCGGGAAtggaatccccatcctcatggagactacctatatctggttcttaacctgctgggccacaatgggaacttcaagctGTGGAGTCTTTACATGGCATTGCCGTCACAGCTGCCACCATCCTCTTTGGATACTCACAACAGGGTCCTAACAGTTCATCTGCACCAATTTTGTCTCCATCagggtgattttcttttttttttttcctttaggccgaacctgtggcatatggaaattcccatgctaggggtctaattggagctgtagctgctggcttatcccacagccacagcagctctggacccgagctgcatctgtgacctataccacaactggTGGCAATgttacatccttaacccactgaatgaggctaaggctcgaacccgtgttctcatggatactagttgggtttgttacccctgagccatgactggaactccctctttttttttttttttttttatggcggctcccgtggcatgtggaagttcctggaccaggaattaaacccttaccacaacagtgacccgaaTCACAGCAGtaatgacactggatccttaaccattaggccaccagggaactcttgtcaAATTCATTTTCTATATATCACTCAGatgtgtcttttaaaaacacaagagaccaggagttcccattgtggtgcagtggtgaacaaatccaagtaggaaccacgaggtttcaggttcgatccctggcctcactcagtgggttaaggatccagcattgccttgagctgtggtgtgggttgcagatgctgcttggatctggcatggctgtggctggcagctgtagctgcagttcaactcctagcctgggaacctccatatgctgtgggtgcagccctaaaaagcaaaaaaaacccaaaaacaagaAACACAGAGACCGACATACTTCCTTTGGTGTATACAGTTCAGCATGGTCTCAGCTCTGCTACGTCCATCCTCATCAGCTTATTCCTCTCAGCCAAATTGTCCCCTCTTCAGTTCCTGGAACAATACCAGACTCTTTCCTGTCTCAAGGGCTTTGCATTTCTGCATGTAAAGTGGGCCTGAGTACTTTAATCGTACTAAATGCTTGTTACCATTTTTCCAACTAGACTTTAAATCCACAGGAACCTAGGCCTTATGTTATTTGTCATTACTGAAAACGTATATGCCTGTAAAGTATCTCTCACATACTAGATGCTCAATATTTTTGGCATAAGTGAATGAAATAGTCTGTttcatctcatttattcattcagcaagcattggGCATCCCCCTGTGTTTATATCATGTTTACATATATAGTTTAGTTACctatttatttggtctttctagtgccgtacccatggcatatatggaggatcccagggtaggggtctagtcagagctgttactgctggcctacgcccagagccacagcactgcgggatccaagccgcatctgtgacctacaccaaagctcacatcaacgccagatccccaacccactgattgaggccagggattgaacctgagtcctcatggatgctagtggcgttcgctaactgctgagccgcagtgggaactccacatgtatagtttacaaagcacttaTACCTAGGTCGTAGCATTTATTCAGTGTGTGCTTACTTTATGCCAAGCCATCCATGCTGGGTTCGGAGGTacacaaagatgaaaagagagCCCCTTTCTTTCAAGTGTTCCTAACCCTTTGAAGCAGATAGATGCGTACACATGTTAGGAAAGAAACAAGAGGTACAATGGAAACCCCTAGGCCTGCCTAAGGAAGCCAGAAAGAGCTCATGTCCCAGAGGCagtaagagcagaaatcaaaagAAGCGGAGTACCTGGGGAGCATATCCCAGACAGAAGGAGTGGATTGTGCCAAAGCTTGGAAGCATTAAAAGACAAAGTCATGTTTTGCTAGGTGTGTCACAGTGTTGGTTGCATGGGGAGAATGACTGGAGGGGTAGGTAATGCCAGGCTTTGTGTGTTTAAATGTTATCCTTGAAACCACCCAGTGAGAAGTCAGAGTAGATGTTACTCCCGTTATTTAGATGGGAAACGGGTTTAGTCCCCTACAGATTAAGTGACAGGGCTGGTATTTAACCCAGTTTTGATTCCCTCTCTGTTCACTCTGCTGCATTGTTGGCACTTGTTAGCCACATAAGTGTGAATGACTAATATAAGCTCATGTTGGGTGGCTCACAGGTGAAGTGGGCAGAGCAgccgtttttgttttgttttttgtctttttagggatgcacccgtgccaaatggaagttctcaggctaggggtcaaatccgagctacagctgccagcctacaccacagccacagcaatgccagatctgagccccatctgagacctgcaccacagctcgcggcagcatcagatacttaacccactgagcgaggctggggatggaacctgtgtcctcatggctactagtcagagtcgtttccgctgagccagggtGGAACTCCATCTGCCTTGTTTTCAGCACCTAAACGTTGCCATCTCCCTTCCACCTGTCTTGGGCTCCAGATCCAGCAGTTCCTGCGGTTAGCTCAGCGGGGgccagaggaaaaggagagagagcaggCTCTGGTCAGCCTTCGTCGAGGCTTGCAGCATCCTGAGACACAACAGACCTTCATCAGGTCGGTGTGGCTGGTGTGAGTGAGTGGCTGGGGCTCTGAGGGATGGCCCGCAGGCTGAGCAGTGCTCTCATGCTCCCTCATGTAGGCTGGAGGGCAGCATTCGGACCCTGGTGGGGCTCCTGACCAGCAACCAGGCCCTGCTGCAGCTCGGGGCGGCTCGGTGCCTTCATGAGCTCTCTCACTCTGAGCAGTCTGCGGTGGCCGAGGCCTGCCTGCCAGCCACTTCCTACCTTCTCACCTACCTCTCCGGTCACAGCGCAGACTTTATAGTAAGCCCTGTCCCTTCCTACCTCGTTCTTGGTTTAGATTTAAAACTTGTGCTTTGGGGCCCAGTTGGAGCCGGCAGGCGGGGGAAAGAGGAAAACCTCTTCCCCCTGATGCCCACAGACTTACACACACCCCTCATCTCACACTCCCCTGTGCCCAGACCCTCGAGGACGGGGGTGCTTTGtcttccccagcccagcccgAAACAGCGCTTTTGTTGTCCTGCTCTCAGGAGCTTTGTCTGTATACACTGGGTAACCTGATCGTGGAGAGTGAGGCTGTAAGAAGGCAGCTCCTGCCACAGGGCATTGTTCCAGCCTTGGCTGCCTGCATCCAGGTGCGTGTCcacctcctttcttcctccctgggTACCATCCCCTCACACCTCTCCACGTGCCCCACCTGCCGTGGCTAGGCAGCGCCAGCCTCTGCCTTGTGCTAAGAAAATCTTACGGCCTGGGTTCCAGAGTCAGATCCCGACTCTATCTGCTTCTAGTCTCCCCACCTGACTGTGCTAGAAGCCCTCGGATACGCCTTGTCCCAGCTTCTGCAGGCTAAGGAAGCTCCAGAGAAGATCATCCCGTGAGTAAAACTGAGTCGTCCCCAGATGTGCAGTCAGGTGTGGCCTACTTGGCAGTGTAGCCCCTGGATGCCTGATGGGGTCTTGTTTCCAAAGGTGTCGCACCTTTCACCTCCGTGTGCCTGGCTGGGAGGGTCTTTGGGGTTTCCCACCTGCTATTAGGGCTTGGGAAGAGTGACTGGCATCTTTTGCGTCTTGCCTTCTGTAGTTGCCATTCACAGCTCTGCTTCTACTGACAGCTCTGTCCTGGGCTCCACTCTCCCCCAGCACATGCTGCAACTGTTGCAACCTGGCCCAAAGCTAAGCCTTGGGGTCGCTGTGGAGTTTGCCTGGTGCCTTCACTACATCATCTGCAGGTAACAGGCCAATTGGGAAAGTGCCATAGGTCCCCTTTGGGGCTTCCTTCCATGCCACTTGGGTTTTTGAACTTTGGTTTTTGGAATTGtgagttttcttccttctgcGGGCCTCTCTTCTTGGAGCCCAGGAACCTCACAGACCTAGGCCATTTGCCAACATAAGGGTAGGATTGACTGACTCCTTGCTTCGTATTGCCCAGCCAGGTCAACAATGCCCTGCTCATCACCCATGGGGCTCTGTCCACTCTGGGGCTGCTGCTGTTGGACCTGGCTGGAGCCATCCAGAGAACTGAGGATGCAGGACTAGAGCTGGTAGGTGAAGAACAGGTCAACAGTGGGGTGACCTTCTTACTCAGCTCTTGCTCCAGTGTGGAGGTCCCCCCCCTTCTTCCTTAAGCCTGAACCTCAGCTTGTCTTTGCAGCTGGCATGCCCTGTGCTTCGGTGTCTAAGCAACTTGCTAACAGAGGCTGCAGTGGAGGCTGTGGGAGTGCACCCGCAGCTGCGAGATGAGCGTGTCGTGGCAGCCTTATTTATCCTCCTGGACTTTTTCCTCCAGAAACAGCCCAGCCTGCTTCCTGAGGGCCTCTGGCTCCTTAACAACCTCACGGGTAAGCACTGTGATCTGCCTAGGCCTGGGCCTTCGGATCCTGGGGAGGCTTCCTCACGGCCTGGGCTGAGACGGGTAGGACTGGGAGTGGGTCAGTTTCACGCCCTCATTGGAGGAACTTCACCCGGACGTTTTCCCTTCCAGCCAACAGCCCTAGTTTCTGCACCTCCTTGCTCTCCCTGGATCTGACCGAGCCCCTCTTGCAGTTGTTGTCAGTGTCTAACGTGGTGAGCGGATTGGTAGGTATTGAGATCCCTTGGGTCCAAGGACTGGCGGCCAAGGTATAAACAGCGGGAGCAGACACGAGCCTTCAGAAGTGCCCTTAGTTGAGAGCGGGTGGGCAGTGTGTGGTATGGATGGCTTCAGGGCCAGACATCACTTACAGACTTATAGATAGTCTGGGGGTGAATGCCTAAACTGTGGTTTACTAGTACTAACCTTGGGCAGATCAGCGAAGCACCTTAAGCTTCGGTTTCCTCATTTGCCACTGGGAATTGTAATCCTCAGGACAGCTGAGGGGATTACAGACGATGCATGGAAGAGTGCTTGGCACAGTACCTGGGCATGTGGTCAGCACTCCGTAGAACCTACTCTTGGGCTTTCATTGTTCGTGGGGACTGTGTCCATGTATTTGTCTGCAGGTGCTCACGGTTCTGTGCAACGTTGCAGAGAAAGGTCCTGCTTACTGTCAGCGTCTCTGGCCAGGGCCCCTGCTCCCCTCCTTGCTGGACACGTTGGCCTTCTCTGACACTGTAGTAGTAGGCCAGAgcttggagctgctgcagctgctgttcctCTACCAGCCGGGGGTGGGTTTCTGGCCTTGGTCTCCAACCCCCCTGTTCTAAAGCCTCTGGTCTCCCCATGGTCCCTTTCCTTTCAATCTTAACCTCAGTCACTTCTCTGGGCTTGTGGGCTCCAGATCAGAACACCTAAGCTCTCGCTGGAAATGCATTCTCTTCCAGGAAGAGGTGGGCTGACCCATAAGACTGTGGGAATTGAGTGTTAGGGCTCAGGGACCCAGTgttgaatctttttctttcctgctttcaggCCGCCCAGGCCTTCTTGCAGCGGTCAGGGCTGCAGGCCCTCCAGAGGCATGAAGAGGTGGCCCAGCTCCAGGATCGTGTGCGTGCTCTCCAGCAGACAGCTCTTCGTGGGTGACCTGGCCTCTCATAGTCACGTTCTCcactcctctcccaccccccatcTTCCCAGCCTGCACAGAACCCTTTTTGGGGGTCTGGAACCACAATGACATGTCATGCCTTCTGCTCCCCGACGTAAGCCTAAGCCAAGACCTCTgaatcccagctcctcctctttCACCCAGGACTGTGCAGGCAGGAGGACCAGAAGGAACTCATTGTGGCCTACTTAATCTGAGTGTCTgggattgctttttttcttttttttcttttgctttagcaGCTGTGGCTTTTTTGATGGGacagaataaagttttatttttacatttaactgCTTTGCCTCAGTTGGTTACACAATACAGGGTAGAGGgtagaacaaagaacaaaacatcCGGAGGCGGCACTTTCAGCACAAGCTTTATAAAGAACAGAACACGTTTCTCCACATTGTGCTCAGTCCAGCAGAGTCCTGGCGCTGGGGCTTTTGCTCTTAATCCTCAGTGGAGGCTTCAGGCTTTGCCACTTAGCACATTCTCCAGGGTTCTGGTTACCTGATCAGCACTGAAGTTGTTCAAAGAGACATTCTTCTCTTGGCCAAATGCTAAGGAAAGAGGGAGGCGATTAAGTATCCACTCTGCATTGTAGGGGCTACCAAAGTAGCTTAAAAGGTCTGTGTCTTCAACTTACAGTCTTGTTAGGAAGTGTAGAAACGAGATAAATAGAGATAAGGTGTATTTGGCATGCTTAGGATTTTAGTGGGTCTCAACAACATCTAGAAAGTCCAGGTACAAAGAGAATTCTGGCTGGTTCCAGGCGGTTATAATGAGAAGGAAAGTGTTTAACAGAAGCTTTAAAGGGACATTAATAGGCATTCATTATTAACCATTGTGAGCAGGGCATTGCCTGGGCCTGCCTTTCACTAGTGCTCATTTAATAGCTCCTATAGTCCATTTAGTGTAGTTATTTCTGTTCATCTCTAGTCTACTGGCTTTGGAAGGAGAACCTTTTCCCTCCAAACAATTTTTAGTGCACGGCATACTGCAGGTGTCCATTATTAGAACTCATCTGCCTTGGGTGTGACTCCCCACCTTCCCGCAGACACTTCTAGGACAAGGTGTAAAAGCTGTGGTTAAAAATACCACTATTCAGTAAATATAAACACGGTGTGCCCGCTATGTGGGAGACTTTCAGATTGTGCTACAATGAAATAGGGAAATATGATAAAAAGGGCTGAGGGGCAGTGTTTCCTAACTGGCCAGGCAATGCCTTTTTGAGGAGGTAATAGATAAATTCAGACCTGGAAAGTAACCTAATTATAACAAAGAACCAGCCATGGAAGGAAGCATGACAGAAGTGGGGAAGGGGGAACAAGCTCAACCCTGTTACACATCCTAGCTAAATAACCTTGAGTATGTCCTGTAACATTGCTGATTCAGCTTTCCCATCtctacaaagagaaaaaggaatctacCCATCATCTACTTAATGAAGATTGGGCGGGAAAGCACTCAGCATAGGACCTAAAAGCACTCAACACAGtcattattttgggtttttacTGTTGAGATTCTCACACACTCCACCTGGACTGGCACTGAACACACATAATCTGGAAGGACCTACATTGATCGGTAACTGACCGGCATCTCCTCCCCTATCTGAAGCCTGTTCAGAATTACAAAAACGACAGATCCTTGTCCCCTATGCAGGACAGGGCACGCCTCCATATAGACGTTACCTGGGACACGAAGCATCCTATAATTCTGCTAATGTATATTTCCTTATCTGCAACAAGGTCAACAGCAAGGCTGAAGTCGGAGTTCCAGTCCCTCTACAGGCTTTGCGTGACCTTGGGCAGCCCTTTCTCATCCAGAACCCTTGTTCCCAGGCCCCCGGCGTCCCACGCTCACCGTAGCGAGCCCAGAGCTTGGGCTGCACATCAGAGCACTCGCGGATGAGGATGGGCAGGTCGGGGTTCGCCTTCTTCAGCTCCACATAGCGTTTCTCGATGAAGTCCCTGCGGGGCCGGAGAGAGCACCGCCCATGTGGTGTGGGCGTAGGCCTCCCCATAACACCCGGGGGGTCGAGGTCGTGACCCCGGAGCCCCAAAGCCCGCCCGCCTCACCAGGCTGCGGCTCACCTGACGCCCTGGCTGCCGGGAGAGCGCTGACATAAGTGGATGCGAATCTCCCGCAGGCCCAATTTGGCGCGGATCCCTCGACTCGCTGCGGCTACCGCCATCTCCCCTAGAATCCAATCAACCCGCGGAGACCTTCCGGCCAGGGGATCCTGTCAGAGGAACCTCGGACGCTACAGCCCCGCGATAGGCTGGCTGACGTAGGGGGCGGGGCCAAGCATAGCCAATGCCATGAAAGCATTGCAGGGTCACCTCTGGCTCGGATTTCTCCGCCTGCGGCTGGTGCGGATTGGCTCGGGGACGAAAGGCACTGTGGGTGGACGCCTGAGGTGCATTGTGGGGAAGCGCCGGTCGCGCCTGTGTTGTTGTCCACTCTTCCGTTGTTGTTGGGGTTGAAACGACGGGACGAAATGCCGGAGCGAGACAGTAAGGCTCGGATCATCTGCCCTTTCTTCCCCGCGGTACTCGGGACATTTGGAGCATTATTTTGGCCTTAGAGTTTAAGctgggtgtgcgtgtgtgaggGTGGAGTGAGCCTGGGAGCTTGGCGAAGCAGCCGGGCCCCGAGCGAGGccgggcagctccagctctgttCCTAAATCTTGTCCTTGCTCGAAGCTACGACCGATGAGTTTTATCTGTGAACCACCCCGACTCCCCATCACTTGATTTTCGCTTACGGTCATTTATCTTTCGGGCAGTAATCTTAGATGTCATCTTCAGGAAGTCTCTGCTTATCCTGCAGCGCTGGATTGAGTTGTCATAAGTCACTAGATTGTGAGCAACTTGCCATGAAAACACATGTGTGTTGTTCACATCTAGGTCCCCAACTTTTGCACAGGACCAGACACGAAGGAGATTAATTAAATTAATGTCAATTAT comes from the Phacochoerus africanus isolate WHEZ1 chromosome 4, ROS_Pafr_v1, whole genome shotgun sequence genome and includes:
- the TMCO6 gene encoding transmembrane and coiled-coil domain-containing protein 6 isoform X2 is translated as MWSQRQGSLRPLRCGVEELRRRRREQEAALRKARREQQLVSKRLLRDETSEEAEEACVAVILGEAEIQQFLRLAQRGPEEKEREQALVSLRRGLQHPETQQTFIRLEGSIRTLVGLLTSNQALLQLGAARCLHELSHSEQSAVAEACLPATSYLLTYLSGHSADFIELCLYTLGNLIVESEAVRRQLLPQGIVPALAACIQSPHLTVLEALGYALSQLLQAKEAPEKIIPSVLGSTLPQHMLQLLQPGPKLSLGVAVEFAWCLHYIICSQVNNALLITHGALSTLGLLLLDLAGAIQRTEDAGLELLACPVLRCLSNLLTEAAVEAVGVHPQLRDERVVAALFILLDFFLQKQPSLLPEGLWLLNNLTANSPSFCTSLLSLDLTEPLLQLLSVSNVVSGLAAQAFLQRSGLQALQRHEEVAQLQDRVRALQQTALRG
- the TMCO6 gene encoding transmembrane and coiled-coil domain-containing protein 6 isoform X1; the protein is MWSQRQGSLRPLRCGVEELRRRRREQEAALRKARREQQLVSKRLLRDETSEEAEEACVAVILGEAEIQQFLRLAQRGPEEKEREQALVSLRRGLQHPETQQTFIRLEGSIRTLVGLLTSNQALLQLGAARCLHELSHSEQSAVAEACLPATSYLLTYLSGHSADFIELCLYTLGNLIVESEAVRRQLLPQGIVPALAACIQSPHLTVLEALGYALSQLLQAKEAPEKIIPSVLGSTLPQHMLQLLQPGPKLSLGVAVEFAWCLHYIICSQVNNALLITHGALSTLGLLLLDLAGAIQRTEDAGLELLACPVLRCLSNLLTEAAVEAVGVHPQLRDERVVAALFILLDFFLQKQPSLLPEGLWLLNNLTANSPSFCTSLLSLDLTEPLLQLLSVSNVVSGLVLTVLCNVAEKGPAYCQRLWPGPLLPSLLDTLAFSDTVVVGQSLELLQLLFLYQPGAAQAFLQRSGLQALQRHEEVAQLQDRVRALQQTALRG
- the TMCO6 gene encoding transmembrane and coiled-coil domain-containing protein 6 isoform X3, which encodes MLQLLQPGPKLSLGVAVEFAWCLHYIICSQVNNALLITHGALSTLGLLLLDLAGAIQRTEDAGLELLACPVLRCLSNLLTEAAVEAVGVHPQLRDERVVAALFILLDFFLQKQPSLLPEGLWLLNNLTANSPSFCTSLLSLDLTEPLLQLLSVSNVVSGLVLTVLCNVAEKGPAYCQRLWPGPLLPSLLDTLAFSDTVVVGQSLELLQLLFLYQPGAAQAFLQRSGLQALQRHEEVAQLQDRVRALQQTALRG
- the NDUFA2 gene encoding NADH dehydrogenase [ubiquinone] 1 alpha subcomplex subunit 2 translates to MAVAAASRGIRAKLGLREIRIHLCQRSPGSQGVRDFIEKRYVELKKANPDLPILIRECSDVQPKLWARYAFGQEKNVSLNNFSADQVTRTLENVLSGKA